In Candidatus Krumholzibacteriia bacterium, one DNA window encodes the following:
- the xerD gene encoding site-specific tyrosine recombinase XerD — protein MEPEARPRSALSRARERYLVHLMVERGLAATTLDSYGRDLDTYLHHLTTQGIGNPAAVERRHVHAFLAAQTEAGMSAATRARRLAALRGFHRFLVLEGLAPQSPLEGLRGPRRGLRLPAVLSVLDLEKLVQAPAATTPLGQRDRAALELTYAAGLRVSEICALPLEALDREHRLVRVFGKGAKERLVPVGRAAVEAATRWLTDGRPRLLRGRLAPTLLVNARGGKLSRMGFWKLLRKHAAATGITAPLSPHTLRHSFATHLLEGGADLRVVQELLGHADIGTTQIYTLVDRQYLHEVYRTFHPRA, from the coding sequence GTGGAACCTGAAGCGCGGCCGAGAAGCGCCCTCTCCCGGGCCCGCGAGCGCTACCTCGTGCACCTCATGGTGGAACGGGGCCTCGCGGCAACGACGCTCGATTCCTACGGCCGCGACCTCGACACCTATCTCCATCACCTCACGACGCAAGGCATCGGCAACCCCGCCGCGGTGGAACGGCGGCATGTGCACGCCTTCTTGGCGGCGCAGACCGAGGCGGGCATGAGCGCAGCCACACGAGCGCGGCGCCTAGCTGCACTGCGCGGCTTCCACCGCTTCCTCGTCCTCGAAGGTCTGGCGCCCCAGTCGCCCCTCGAGGGACTGCGCGGCCCGCGACGGGGTCTGCGACTTCCCGCCGTGCTCTCGGTCCTCGACCTGGAGAAGCTCGTGCAAGCTCCGGCGGCGACGACGCCGCTCGGGCAGCGCGATCGAGCGGCGCTGGAGCTCACCTATGCCGCCGGGCTCCGGGTCTCGGAGATCTGCGCCCTGCCGCTCGAAGCGCTCGACCGCGAGCATCGTCTCGTCCGGGTCTTCGGCAAGGGCGCCAAGGAACGACTGGTGCCCGTCGGCCGCGCCGCGGTGGAAGCGGCGACGCGCTGGCTCACGGACGGCCGGCCCCGCCTCCTGCGCGGCCGCCTGGCACCGACTCTTCTGGTGAACGCCCGCGGCGGCAAGCTCTCGCGCATGGGCTTTTGGAAGCTGCTGCGCAAGCACGCCGCCGCCACCGGGATCACCGCGCCGCTTTCGCCTCACACGCTCCGCCACTCCTTCGCCACCCATCTACTCGAAGGCGGGGCGGACCTGCGCGTGGTCCAAGAGCTCCTCGGTCACGCCGACATCGGCACGACGCAGATCTACACGCTCGTGGACCGGCAGTACCTGCACGAGGTCTACCGCACCTTCCATCCCCGCGCCTGA